Below is a window of Pseudomonas monteilii DNA.
GGCCGACATCGTCGCCGACAAGGACCTGCTGCGTCACCACTACAAACGCCAGCAGCGCAAGCAGGGCATGCCCCAGGACCTCGACCCCGAGGTCATGCACCAGCACGCGCACCCGTTGCTCGCGGCCTGGGGCAAGCAGGGGCGTGACTACATCAGCCTGCTCGACAGCCATGATGACCCCAGCGTCTACCAAGGCATCTTCAGCGAGGGCCGCATCGACCTGTTCAGCGAAGCGGACACCCAGACACTGCTGAACCAGCTGCAGGACGACATTCTCGAACTGCGCCCCTTGGCAGAGACGCGAACGCTCTGGCCAGCCGTCGACCCGCGCACGGATGCGTCCATTCGCTTTCACGTGGCCCACAGCCCCCAGCGCGAAGTGGAGATCCTGCACGATCAATTGCTGGACGCCTTCAGCCACGACTCCACGCTGCGTCCGCGTGACATCATCGTCATGCTGCCGGACATCAACACCTATGCGCCCCACGTCCGTGCAGTCTTCGGCCAGATCGACCGTCAGGACCCGCGCTACATTCCCTTTACCTTGACCGACCAAGGGCAGCGTGGCCGCGATCCGCTGCTGATCGCCCTCGAACACCTGCTCAAGTTGCCCGACAGCCGCTTTGCCGTCAGTGAAGTGCTGGACCTGCTGGACGTACCGGCGCTGCGTGCGCGCTTCGGCATCCAAGAGGCCGACCTGCCGACCTTGCACCGTTGGATCGAAGGGGCCGGCATCCGCTGGGGGTTGGACGCCCCGCAGCGAGCCTCGCTCGGCCTGCCGGAAGGGCTGGAGCAGAACAGCTGGCGCTTCGGCCTGCGGCGCATGCTGCTGGGCTATGCGGTGGGTAACGGCGAGGGGTGGGACGATATCGAGCCGTTCGATGAGATCGGCGGGCTCGACGCCACCCTGATCGGCCCGCTGGTGGCCTTGCTCGAAGCCCTGGACGTGGCCCTGTATAGCCTGTCGCAGCCTGCCACCGCCGCCGAGTGGGGCGAACGCTTGAACGCACTGCTGCAGGTGTTCTTCCTGGCCCAGGACGAGCATGACGACTACCTCCTGGTGCAGTTGCAGACCCTGCGTGAAACCTGGCTGCAGACCTGCGAGTCGGTCGGTCTGCAGGAGGAACTGCCATTGACTGTCGTGCGCGAAGCCTGGCTGGCCGGGCTCGACGACGGCAAGCTGTCGCAGCGATTCCTGGCCGGGTCGGTGAATTTCTGCACGCTCATGCCCATGCGTGCCATTCCGTTCCGCATCGTCTGCCTGTTGGGCATGAACGATGGCGACTACCCGCGCGCGCAGCCGCCCCTGGATTTCGACCTGATGGCCTCGGACTACCGGCCTGGGGACCGTTCACGCCGTGAAGACGATCGCTACCTGCTGCTCGAAGCCCTGCTCTCGGCCCAGGAGCGCCTGTACGTCAGCTGGGTCGGTCGCAGCATCCGCGACAACAGCGAGCGTCCGTCTTCGGTGCTGATCGGCCAGCTGCGCGACCACCTGGCCAGTGGTTGGCGACTGGCGTCGTCCGCGTCGGACGCGCTCGAGGACAGCGGTCGACAGCTGGTCGAGGCGCTCACCCAGGAGCACCCGCTGCAGCCGTTCAGTCGACGCTATTACCAGAAGGACAGTGCGCTGTTCAGCTTCGCCCAGGAATGGCATGCCCTGCATCAATCGGAGGCTGTCGTCCCGGCCCTGGCAAGCGCACTCGAAGCCCACGTCAGCGACGAACCTTTGAGTTTGGCTCAATTGCAGGATTTCCTGCGCCACCCGGTCCGGCATTTCTTCAGTCAACGTCTGAAAGTGTTCTTCGAGACCTTTGAAGACCCTGTCGCCGACGAAGAACCCTTCACCCTGGATGGCCTGCAACGCTACCTGCTCAGCGAAAGCCTGCTGAACGCGGCGCTGGTCGAGCCCGACCGTGCCGAGCAGGTGCTCGAGCGTGGCGCCAGACGGCTACAGGCCAGCGGCCAGTTGCCCTTGGCTGGTTTCGGCGAGTGCCTGCAAGCCGAACTGGTCGAGCCGCTGCCTGGCATCCTGCACCGCTATCGGCAGTTGCTGAAGCGGTGGCCGCAGGAGATCCAACAGGCCCTGCCGCTGCGCTTCACCCATGCGGGGCTGCGGCTCGAAGGCTGGTTGGGGCGCGCCTACCAGGCAGTGGATGGCAGTCTGCTGAGCATCGGCACGGTGCCCAATACCTTGCAGGCGGGCAAGGCCGGCCTGAAGTGGCATCGCCTGATCGCCACCTGGACGCTGCACCTGGCCGCCGCGGCATCGGGGCTACGCTTGCACAGTGCCCTGGTGGCCGCCGACGTGACCTTGCTGCTGGCGCCCTTGCCGGTCGACGAAGCCCGCGAGCGGCTCGGTGAACTGCTGCTGGCGCGCCAGGCCGGCATGAGCGCACCGCTGC
It encodes the following:
- a CDS encoding exodeoxyribonuclease V subunit gamma; translation: MPTNVRPQPGFMIVHGNRLDDLRSLVVSWMRRMPLAPLENEIALVQSNGIAQWLKLALAEDPLDDDQGGCGIAAAIDVQLPGSFIWQLYRKVMGREEIPEVSMLDKAPLTWRLMRLLPALIERPHFEPLRRFLTDDDDLRKRYQLAERLADLFDQYQVYRADWLDDWSKGNHVLHTARDERKPLPPGNCWQAELWKALLDDVGEQGMAQSRAGVHLRFMRRMEALEDRPKGLPSRVIVFGISSLPAQVLEALAALSRFSQVLLCVHNPCRHHWADIVADKDLLRHHYKRQQRKQGMPQDLDPEVMHQHAHPLLAAWGKQGRDYISLLDSHDDPSVYQGIFSEGRIDLFSEADTQTLLNQLQDDILELRPLAETRTLWPAVDPRTDASIRFHVAHSPQREVEILHDQLLDAFSHDSTLRPRDIIVMLPDINTYAPHVRAVFGQIDRQDPRYIPFTLTDQGQRGRDPLLIALEHLLKLPDSRFAVSEVLDLLDVPALRARFGIQEADLPTLHRWIEGAGIRWGLDAPQRASLGLPEGLEQNSWRFGLRRMLLGYAVGNGEGWDDIEPFDEIGGLDATLIGPLVALLEALDVALYSLSQPATAAEWGERLNALLQVFFLAQDEHDDYLLVQLQTLRETWLQTCESVGLQEELPLTVVREAWLAGLDDGKLSQRFLAGSVNFCTLMPMRAIPFRIVCLLGMNDGDYPRAQPPLDFDLMASDYRPGDRSRREDDRYLLLEALLSAQERLYVSWVGRSIRDNSERPSSVLIGQLRDHLASGWRLASSASDALEDSGRQLVEALTQEHPLQPFSRRYYQKDSALFSFAQEWHALHQSEAVVPALASALEAHVSDEPLSLAQLQDFLRHPVRHFFSQRLKVFFETFEDPVADEEPFTLDGLQRYLLSESLLNAALVEPDRAEQVLERGARRLQASGQLPLAGFGECLQAELVEPLPGILHRYRQLLKRWPQEIQQALPLRFTHAGLRLEGWLGRAYQAVDGSLLSIGTVPNTLQAGKAGLKWHRLIATWTLHLAAAASGLRLHSALVAADVTLLLAPLPVDEARERLGELLLARQAGMSAPLPVAAKTAFAWLAQDDPDKAWAAAAKAYEGDGQNSAGERAEHLALSRQFPDFAALGEDETFTGWCETLYRPLYAADWQTFGKDDMA